The Cydia pomonella isolate Wapato2018A chromosome 20, ilCydPomo1, whole genome shotgun sequence genome contains a region encoding:
- the LOC133529196 gene encoding glucose dehydrogenase [FAD, quinone]-like — translation MIIKLKTIILFLSVFISVFTEEAFVETENELSEYEDLLSRTFSDQLQKSSDILKQDNNDRNAKLLWPHPQSPIIDYVRKTVAKNHALKNAGDLFNFLRDQFPLPEGLQAPFSEYDYVIVGAGSAGSTLAARLTENRNTTVLLLEAGKPEMILTDIPALAPYFQSTDYSWQYYMEREEGVCMGMKNERCFWPRGKAVGGTSVINYMIYTRGRPQDWDRIAADGNYGWSYNEVLEYYKKSERANLKGFERNPYRSQGGELPVEFVPVKTKLIKAFLEAGKILGHPTVDYNAPHGFGFGKVQVTINHGHRQSAAKVFLHPHKKRRNLHVLPLSTVTKILIDSQTNTAYGVEYSRNGLTYTVRARREVILSAGPIASPQLLMLSGVGPKEHLNQVGVPLIKDLPVGKMLYDHICFPGLIFELNTTGVSFSEREATQISSIVQWFHTGDNSLASPGAVEGIGYIKTPVSDDPELVPDMELISIGGSIIADGGPGGSKAVRKGMRIKKKVFDEAFGSLGTKDTWSVFPMLLHPKSYGFIELKDKNPWSHPRMRGNYLSDAYGQDVAAFVAAVRHVQALAATAPFQRFGAKLHRAQYPACREIPFDSDAYWECAVRTLTATLHHQIATCRMGPASDPRAVVDPRLRVYGVRNLRVVDSSVIPRTISAHTNAPAIMIAEKAADMIKEDWRR, via the exons atgataataaaattaaaaaccatCATCCTATTTTTGTCAGTTTTCATTTCAGTATTTACAGAAGAAGCGTTTGTTGAAACAGAAAATGAACTAAGTGAATATGAAGATTTATTATCGAGAACTTTCAGTGACCAATTACAGAAGAGCTCAGATATACTAAAGCAAGATAATAATGACAGAAATGCTAAGTTACTGTGGCCGCATCCTCAAAGCCCCATAATAGATTACGTCAGAAAAACAGTGGCGAAAAATCATGCGCTCAAAAATGCAGGAGACCTCTTCAATTTTCTAAGGGACCAATTTCCGCTTCCAGAAG GTCTTCAAGCGCCTTTCTCCGAATACGACTACGTAATCGTAGGCGCTGGATCCGCTGGGAGCACGCTCGCCGCAAGGCTGACCGAAAATCGGAACACCACTGTGCTGCTTTTGGAGGCTGGCAAGCCGGAGATGATCCTTACAGACATCCCAGCTCTAGCACCCTACTTTCAATCTACCGATTACTCCTGGCAGTACTATATGGAACGTGAAGAAGGTGTATGCATGG GTATGAAGAACGAGAGGTGCTTCTGGCCACGGGGCAAGGCGGTGGGGGGCACGAGCGTCATCAACTACATGATCTACACTCGGGGCCGCCCGCAGGACTGGGATCGCATCGCCGCCGACGGGAATTATGGATG GTCCTATAATGAGGTTCTAGAATATTACAAGAAGTCTGAGAGAGCTAACTTAAAAGGATTTGAAAGGAATCCGTATAGAAGCCAAGGAGGGGAACTACCCGTTGAATTTGTACCCGTAAA AACAAAGCTTATCAAAGCATTTTTGGAAGCCGGCAAGATCCTGGGACATCCTACAGTTGACTACAACGCTCCCCACGGTTTCGGTTTTGGGAAAGTGCAAGTAACCATAAACCACGGACACCGGCAAAGTGCTGCTAAAGTTTTTCTACACCCCCACAAGAAGAGGCGGAACCTCCATGTCTTGCCTCTAAGTACTGTCACCAAAATACTAATAGATTCCCAAACGAACACTGCGTATGGTGTGGAATATTCGAGAAACGGCTTAACTTACACAGTGCGGGCGCGTAGAGAAGTGATACTATCTGCGGGACCAATAGCTTCACCACAGCTCCTGATGTTGTCTGGTGTAGGACCGAAAGAGCATCTAAATCAAGTTGGAGTACCTCTAATAAAAGATTTGCCTGTAGGCAAAATGCTATACGATCATATATGCTTTCCGGGTCTTATTTTTGAACTCAATACCACTGGTGTAAGCTTTTCTGAACGGGAAGCTACTCAAATTTCTTCTATTGTGCAATGGTTTCATACCGGCGACAACAGCCTCGCATCTCCAGGGGCAGTTGAAGGTATAGGGTATATTAAAACGCCAGTGTCCGACGACCCCGAACTTGTTCCCGATATGGAACTTATCAGTATTGGTGGATCAATCATCGCAGACGGCGGTCCTGGGGGCAGCAAAGCCGTACGCAAAGGcatgagaataaaaaaaaaagtttttgatgaAGCATTCGGATCATTAGGAACTAAGGATACATGGAGTGTGTTCCCAATGTTGCTGCATCCCAAATCTTATGGTTTTATTGAGTTGAAAGACAAGAACCCGTGGAGCCATCCGCGCATGCGGGGGAACTATCTCTCAGACGCGTACGGGCAAGACGTGGCCGCATTCGTGGCAGCAGTGCGGCACGTGCAGGCCCTGGCGGCTACTGCGCCGTTCCAGCGGTTTGGTGCCAAGTTACACCGCGCGCAGTACCCGGCTTGCCGCGAGATACCCTTCGACTCGGACGCCTACTGGGAGTGTGCGGTGCGCACGCTCACAGCGACGCTGCACCACCAAATCGCCACGTGCCGCATGGGTCCCGCCAGTGACCCTCGCGCCGTCGTCGACCCAAGGCTACGAGTATACGGCGTACGAAACCTACGCGTCGTCGACTCCAGCGTCATCCCGCGGACCATCTCTGCGCACACCAACGCGCCAGCTATCATGATCGCCGAAAAAGCCGCTGATATGATAAAGGAAGATTGGAGACGATAA
- the LOC133529197 gene encoding glucose dehydrogenase [FAD, quinone]-like: protein MAHRIKSFIVWTVLSYLLTVDFSVNGYQYPTFFREARSRRKQSYRQSPIIDLLMQSVNPNYDPKDPMDLFDFLRDQYPLPNGLKQPLTQYDYIIVGAGSAGCALAARLTEDPGVTVLLLEAGKPEMFTTDVPAIAPYFQRTDYTWQYYMDKEPGVCMGMINEKCFWPRGKAVGGTSVINYMIYTRGRPEEWDRIAADGNVGWSYNDVLEYYKKSERSNLRGLEDSPYRGRKGEMNVEFTKFRTPLIEAFLEAGRLLGHPTVDYNSPEQLGFGYVQTTTLDGKRVSAAKAFLHGIKNRPNLHILPKSRVTKVLIDDTTKTAYGVQYVRNRLKRNVAARKEVILSAGPIASPQLLMLSGIGPKDHLSNHGIPVIQDLPVGRMLFDHISFPGVIYTLNTTGLSLSESRLIKLPQSIQTVAQWLQYGDGPPASPGAVEGIGYIKTPVSSDPANVPDIELISIAGSLVSDGGPDGSKAVRRGMMISEKVFDAAYGTIDNKETWSAFLMLLHPKSFGFIELKDNNPWSYPRMRGNYLSDAYGQDVATFVAAVRHVQALAATEPFQRLGAKLHRAQYPACRELPFDSDAYWECAVRTLTATLHHQIATCRMGPASDPRAVVDPRLRVYGIHNLRVVDSSVIPRTVSVHTNAPAIMIGVKAADMIKEDAAQIRLLRS, encoded by the exons ATGGCACATAGGATCAAATCGTTCATAGTGTGGACAGTTCTGTCGTACCTTCTAACTGTTGACTTCTCCGTGAATGGATATCAATACCCAACATTCTTTAGAGAAGCCAGATCTAGGCGGAAGCAGTCATATAGACAAAGCCCTATTATTGACCTGTTGATGCAGTCAGTCAACCCCAACTATGACCCGAAGGACCCCATGGACCTCTTTGATTTTCTGAGAGATCAGTACCCATTACCCAATG GTCTAAAACAACCACTAACCCAATACGACTACATAATCGTCGGCGCGGGTTCGGCCGGTTGCGCGCTGGCGGCGCGTTTGACGGAGGACCCTGGCGTCACGGTCCTGCTGCTGGAGGCGGGGAAGCCGGAGATGTTCACCACGGACGTGCCTGCGATCGCGCCGTACTTCCAGAGGACAGATTACACGTGGCAGTATTATATGGATAAGGAGCCCGGCGTTTGTATGG GAATGATAAACGAAAAGTGCTTTTGGCCGAGAGGAAAAGCAGTTGGAGGAACCAGTGTCATCAACTACATGATATACACGCGTGGCCGGCCCGAGGAGTGGGACCGCATAGCAGCTGATGGAAACGTTGGATG GTCGTACAATGACGTATTAGAATATTACAAGAAATCCGAGCGATCGAACTTGAGAGGGTTGGAAGATTCTCCATACCGAGGAAGAAAGGGTGAAATGAACGTAGAATTCACAAAATTCAG AACACCATTAATTGAGGCGTTTTTGGAAGCTGGGCGACTATTGGGTCACCCAACAGTCGATTACAATTCTCCTGAACAACTTGGGTTTGGATATGTTCAAACTACTACGTTAGATGGAAAGAGAGTAAGCGCTGCTAAAGCTTTCCTTCACGGAATTAAGAACAGGCCCAATCTTCATATTCTACCAAAGAGCCGGGTAACTAAAGTTTTAATTGATGATACAACAAAGACGGCCTATGGAGTACAGTATGTCAGGAATCGTCTAAAGAGGAATGTAGCTGCGAGAAAAGAAGTCATATTATCAGCCGGTCCCATAGCATCGCCGCAACTGCTAATGTTGTCTGGAATAGGACCGAAAGATCACTTGAGTAACCACGGAATTCCTGTCATTCAAGACCTGCCGGTCGGACGCATGCTTTTCGACCACATCAGTTTCCCAGGAGTAATATACACTTTAAATACTACAGGACTTAGTTTGAGTGAGTCTCGATTGATAAAACTTCCGCAAAGTATTCAAACTGTCGCTCAATGGCTTCAATACGGAGACGGCCCGCCCGCGAGTCCCGGTGCCGTAGAAGGAATCGGATATATTAAAACTCCTGTATCAAGTGACCCTGCGAATGTCCCAGACATAGAATTGATAAGTATTGCCGGGTCATTAGTATCAGATGGGGGACCGGACGGAAGCAAAGCGGTGAGACGAGGAATGATGATATCTGAGAAAGTTTTTGATGCCGCGTACGGTACGATCGATAATAAGGAAACATGGAGTGCGTTTCTGATGTTGTTGCATCCTAAATCGTTTGGTTTTATCGAGTTGAAGGACAACAATCCATGGAGCTATCCACGAATGCGGGGGAATTATCTATCAGACGCGTATGGGCAAGACGTAGCAACGTTCGTGGCAGCGGTGCGACACGTGCAGGCGCTGGCGGCCACGGAGCCGTTCCAGCGGCTGGGCGCCAAGCTGCACCGGGCGCAGTACCCGGCCTGCCGCGAGCTGCCCTTCGACTCAGATGCGTACTGGGAGTGTGCGGTGCGCACGCTAACAGCCACGCTGCATCACCAGATCGCCACGTGCCGCATGGGTCCCGCCAGTGACCCTCGGGCTGTGGTCGATCCGAGGTTGCGAGTGTACGGCATACACAACCTACGCGTCGTCGACTCCAGCGTTATCCCCCGTACAGTGTCCGTCCACACAAATGCACCCGCTATTATGATCGGTGTAAAGGCGGCCGATATGATAAAAGAAGACGCAGCACAAATACGTCTACTCAGATCATGA
- the LOC133529212 gene encoding glucose dehydrogenase [FAD, quinone]-like — protein MLRLLGTLMLLQALVISKCQQDMLIRSQGVFQFKDPSNSTSQTRPRGAMMDLAMRALSPARRLTTTSTDFFGFLRDTYPLPGGQTDAWAEYDYVVVGAGSAGCAVASRLTEQRDVTVLVLEAGRAENILTDVPALAPYFQRTEYAWQYRTEPQPGVCLGMEGRRCLWPRGRAVGGTSVINYMLYTRGRPEDWDRIARDGNYGWFVLAVDNCLVNFRILSYRHKHY, from the exons ATGTTACGTCTACTTGGAACATTAATGTTACTACAGGCATTAGTAATATCAAAATGCCAGCAAGATATGTTAATACGATCGCAAGGAGTCTTCCAGTTTAAAGATCCCTCAAATTCGACATCCCAAACGAGACCTCGAGGAGCCATGATGGACCTGGCTATGAGGGCTCTTTCACCAGCAAGACGACTAACTACGACATCTACTGATTTTTTCGGATTTCTGAGAGATACATATCCGTTGCCTGGCG GTCAAACGGACGCGTGGGCAGAATACGATTACGTGGTGGTAGGCGCAGGCTCGGCAGGTTGCGCTGTGGCCTCAAGATTGACCGAGCAACGTGACGTCACAGTGCTGGTGCTGGAGGCAGGCAGAGCGGAGAACATCCTCACCGACGTGCCAGCGCTCGCGCCTTACTTCCAACGGACGGAGTACGCGTGGCAGTACAGGACGGAGCCACAGCCGGGCGTgtgtttag GTATGGAAGGCCGCCGCTGCCTTTGGCCCCGGGGCCGCGCTGTTGGCGGTACCAGTGTCATCAATTACATGCTTTATACAAGAGGGCGGCCCGAGGATTGGGACAGAATAGCTCGGGACGGGAATTACGGCTGGTTCGTATTGGCAGTAGATAACTGTCTTGTTAATTTTCGTATCCTGTCCTATCGCCATAAACATTATTAG